In Anticarsia gemmatalis isolate Benzon Research Colony breed Stoneville strain chromosome 4, ilAntGemm2 primary, whole genome shotgun sequence, one DNA window encodes the following:
- the LOC142972635 gene encoding uncharacterized protein LOC142972635 gives MWLHTVFSACVVLFSVHYVLGQMWEFGALSPNLEVIARYEGDFEPSDKIKNIDITVPNCYVLHYIVVVVYPSSRTTSAPLVKFTGSTRTVTIAYKPWETSASAYELIAQGLPFEGCV, from the exons ATGTGGCTTCATACAGTGTTCAGTGCTTGCGTGGTCTTGTTCAGTGTACATTATGTGCTGGGCCAGATGTGGGAGTTTGGTGCCTTGTCGCCCAATCTTGAAGTAATAGCGCGCTATGAAGGAGACTTTGAACCGtccgataaaataaaaaatattgatattact GTTCCCAACTGCTACGTCCTGCATTACATAGTGGTGGTGGTATACCCCAGCTCGCGCACCACCTCAGCTCCGCTGGTGAAGTTCACGGGCAGCACGCGCACCGTCACCATCGCCTACAAGCCCTGGGAGACCAGCGCCTCCGCCTACGAGCTCATCGCGCAGGGCCTGCCCTTCGAGGGCTGCGTCTAA